A window of the Pungitius pungitius chromosome 3, fPunPun2.1, whole genome shotgun sequence genome harbors these coding sequences:
- the si:dkey-1h24.6 gene encoding T-cell-specific surface glycoprotein CD28, whose translation MRAHWMFMMLLSCGSYHAIKSQDVCPCKDQIKTVCMPAGGEVSVPCPNSTGQEVIYNLYKDGEEICTDPCTTAGVRLREDNKSFMLTVVNASSYGAYGCQSIGTFPPPLTKSTLWIIVHVEGHQCNVQEDRSTTDRNQTDGFLWIWILVLVLLCTYSLIITIIASIIWVKWRSSNCQNDYMNTKPKANKDRRKKRGVQIPVRRHF comes from the exons ATGAGAGCGCACTGGATGTTCATGATGCTCCTGAGCTGCGGGTCATATCATGCCATCAAGTCCCAGGACGTCTGCCCCTGCAAAG ACCAGATCAAAACAGTATGCATGCCTGCCGGGGGAGAGGTGTCCGTGCCCTGCCCGAATTCCACGGGCCAAGAAGTCATTTACAACCTCTACAAGGACGGTGAAGAGATTTGCACCGACCCGTGCACCACGGCCGGCGTGAGACTGCGCGAGGACAATAAAAGCTTCATGCTCACTGTGGTGAATGCCAGCAGCTATGGAGCGTACGGATGTCAGAGCATAGGCAcgttccctccccccctcaccaagAGTACTCTGTGGATCATTGTGCATGTGGAGG GACACCAATGCAATGTCCAAGAGGACCGCAGCACAACCGATAGAAATCAGACAGATGGATTCCTCTGGATTTGGATCCTGGTGCTCGTGCTTCTTTGCACCTACAgtctcatcatcaccatcatcgcCAGCATCATCTGG GTCAAGTGGAGGTCATCGAACTGCCAGAACGACTACATGAACACCAAACCCAAAGCGAATAAGGACCGGAGAAAGAAGAGGGGGGTTCAAATCCCGGTTCGCCGTCACTTCTGA
- the mdh1b gene encoding putative malate dehydrogenase 1B isoform X1 produces MAKFVLAGKADCPHYAKAELLADRLQRSLPDFRIHKISILPHEWRKWLEATCNRNGWKHEKSPLVWRELVNQGGKGMLLGGFSDFLEHCQDYYGITSDMLTDSMLAVAAENLETKMNIIAEEQRCLNLNKPLHIWITSALNPTCNFLIPNLLSAEVFPHVSTISLHLLDLEGNAEGLQGLRMETEDLALHLLHQVTIHTDLDQAFQEADVILLLDEWWSADSDEEEQRKKKVKAMSDRYIEYGQLIDTRANKEVKVIVSAGSFANLRCSLLLDNARSIDSHQFITMATQLENEAKAILAKKFKVRTSDIRDVIVWGNISGSFYIDLQWTKVFNYDGAIKGPATFSQPALKLLHERFATTVNLCSSWDVYPEKPATSFPSSRRWSETDLQDLARCRRAASMSRRAASMSAADGILAVLSAWNCSSDGVFSAGVLCPGDYNLPDGIVLSLPVNFTGGKWGVLPDAAIGDELKERLRFSAMELMQEKELGYKEDSRLT; encoded by the exons ATGGCAAAATTTGTGCTCGCTG GCAAAGCAGACTGTCCGCATTACGCCAAAGCGGAACTATTAGCAGACAGACTGCAGCGATCTCTTCCTGACTTCAGGATTCACAAGATCTCCATTCTCCCACATGAGTGGCGG AAATGGCTGGAGGCCACCTGCAACAGAAATGGCTGGAAACATGAGAAGTCCCCCCTGGTTTGGAGGGAACTTGTGAACCAAGGGGGGAAAGGGATGCTGTTGGGGGGCTTCAGCGACTTCCTAGAGCACTGCCAG GACTACTACGGCATCACGTCAGACATGCTGACGGATTCAATGCTGGCGGTTGCAGCAGAGAATCTGGAAACCAAGATGAATATTATTGCAGAGGAGCAGCGTTGTCTCAATCTCAATAAACCCCTTCACATATGGATTACTAG tGCTCTCAACCcaacctgcaacttcctgatccCCAATCTGCTCTCTGCTGAGGTGTTCCCCCATGTTTCCACAATCAGCCTCCACCTTCTGGACTTAGAGGGGAATGCGGAGGGATTGCAGGGGCTGAGGATGGAGACAGAGGACCTGGCACTCCATCTGCTCCATCAA GTGACTATTCACACAGATCTGGATCAGGCTTTCCAAGAAGCGGACGTCATTCTACTGCTGGATGAGTGGTGGTCTGCTGAcagtgatgaggaggagcagaggaagaaaaaggtgaAGGCAATGTCTGACAGGTACATAGAGTACGGACAACTGATCGACACGAGGGCCAACAAGGAGGTGAAGGTCATCGTGTCTGCTGGCTCATTTGCCAACCTGAGATGCTCACTTCTTCTGGACAATGCACGCTCCATTGACAGCCACCAATTTATCACAATGGCAACTCAGCTGGAGAATGAAGCAAAGGCCATCCTTGCAAAGAAATTCAAAGTGAGGACTTCAG ATATTAGAGATGTCATCGTGTGGGGAAACATCAGTGGCAGTTTCTACATCGACCTGCAGTGGACGAAGGTTTTCAACTATGACGGGGCAATCAAAGGACCAGCTACCTTTTCCCAACCAGCTCTGAAGCTTCTCCATGAAAGGTTTGCCACAACAGTCAATCTGTGCAGCTCCTGGGATGTGTACCCCGAAAAGCCGGCAACTTCTTTCCCCTCTTCGAGGAGATGGTCGGAGACAGACCTTCAAGACCTGGCACGTTGTCGGCGTGCGGCTTCGATGTCCCGGCGAGCAGCCTCCATGTCGGCCGCCGACGGGATCCTCGCCGTCCTGAGCGCTTGGAACTGCAGCTCCGATGGGGTCTTCTCCGCGGGGGTCCTGTGCCCAG GCGACTACAATCTCCCAGACGGCATTGTCCTCTCACTCCCAGTGAATTTCACAGGCGGCAAGTGGGGCGTGCTGCCCGACGCGGCCATCGGAGACGAGTTGAAGGAGAGACTTCGATTCTCTGCAATGGAGCTAATGCAG GAAAAAGAACTTGGATACAAAGAAGACAGTAGATTGACTTAA
- the retreg2 gene encoding reticulophagy regulator 2 has translation MASREEARRRPSVTSSSVGLESLFPAGSSEHVCGDEDPELVRLRELLQGWLSQYESLLLWLQRLLVWERPLYSITVALTLNTLFWLLSATCLRPLFLLSVSLLGVMLLERWKPTLPIITIQHADAPPEQRDTLSGEQRLLSVPELSHHLAESYLTYCLYLQETLQYKRQNHGKFCLMMCSGCFVLAVVGHYVPGIMISYIIVLSVLLWPLVVYHELIQRMYTGLEPILMKLDYSMKGETEHRKHDKRKVKKEAEEGDEPRAETESESEEELSCFATTVDAKTTALAMAITDSELSDEEASILESGGFSVSRATTPQLTDVSEDLDQQSLQSEPDETYLRDLPEFPSVEEFPSIEHTLLHFPQRTTSQGDAAQAGAQSSREPLSPASLLIQHLASPLHFVNTHFNGHGQPPGSKEGGPPGPCAAGDAGTQEGEEAAVTEGAQQSLEALSEEIVSTAISTVVQNTLSALLRSSEDPSMAEFLPAKSPAGTLETPTTLTDTAQGTDEDPEEVVTTGSGTGEDMPDDTLVPTEEEDFELLDQSELEQFDEGMDPVSDRQAVGGASGAPEEPLSPPHQPQS, from the exons ATGGCGAGCAGAGAGGAGGCAAGAAGACGCCCCTCGGTTACCTCCTCCTCGGTTGGCCTGGAGTCTCTGTTCCCCGCAGGTTCATCGGAGCATGTCTGCGGGGACGAGGACCCGGAGCTCGTCCGTCTGCGGGAGCTTCTCCAGGGTTGGCTTTCGCAGTACGAGTCCCTGCTGCTATGGCTGCAGAGGCTGTTGGTCTGGGAGAGGCCGTTGTACAGCATCACTGTCGCCTTGACACTCAACACATTATTCTG GCTCCTGTCAGCCACCTGCCTGCGCCCTCTGTTCCTGTTGAGTGTGTCCCTGCTGGGAGTAATGCTGCTGGAGAGATGGAAGCCCACGTTGCCCATCATTACCA TTCAACATGCCGACGCTCCCCCTGAACAACG TGACACATTGAGCGGGGAACAGCGACTCCTCAGTGTTCCTGAGCTCAGCCACCACCTGGCGGAAAGCTACCTGACCTACTGCCTGTACCTTCAGGAGACGCTGCAGTACAAACGGCAGAACCATGGAAAG TTCTGTCTGATGATGTGCAGTGGCTGCTTCGTTCTTGCTGTGGTTGGGCATTATGTGCCTGGGATCATGATCTCCTATATCATTG TCCTAagcgtgttgttgtggccgctgGTGGTGTATCACGAACTGATCCAGAGGATGTACACGGGCCTGGAGCCGATCCTGATGAAACTGGACTACAGCATGAAGGGAGAGACTGAGCACCGCAAGCACGACAAGAGAA agGTGAAAAAGGAAGCGGAGGAGGGCGACGAGCCGAGGGCTGAAACAGAGAGCGAGAGTGAGGAGGAGCTGTCCTGTTTCGCCACGACG GTGGATGCGAAGACCACAGCGCTGGCGATGGCAATCACAGACTCTGAGCTGTCGGATGAAGAGGCATCGATCCTAGAGAGCGGAGGGTTCTCGGTGTCCAGAGCCACCACTCCTCAACTCACCGACGTCTCCGAAG ACCTGGACCAACAGAGTTTGCAGAGCGAGCCGGATGAGACCTACTTGCGGGATCTTCCCGAGTTCCCCTCGGTCGAGGAGTTCCCCTCCATCGAGCACACCCTGCTCCACTTCCCCCAGCGGACCACCAGCCAGGGCGATGCAGCCCAGGCCGGGGCTCAATCCAGCAGGGAGCCACTGAGCCCCGCCAGCCTCCTCATCCAGCACCTGGCGTCCCCGCTCCACTTTGTGAACACACACTTCAACGGACACGGACAACCACCCGGGAGCAAGGAGGGCGGACCGCCCGGGCCATGTGCAGCGGGGGACGCGGGGAcgcaggagggggaggaagctgCGGTAACCGAGGGAGCACAACAGTCCTTGGAGGCCCTGAGCGAGGAGATAGTGAGCACAGCCATCTCCACTGTGGTGCAGAACACTCTGTCGGCGCTGCTGCGCTCCAGCGAGGACCCCTCCATGGCTGAGTTCCTTCCTGCCAAAAGCCCAGCAGGCACTCTGGAGACCCCCACCACGCTCACCGACACTGCGCAGGGAACAGACGAGGACCCGGAGGAGGTGGTCACGACAGGAAGCGGCACCGGCGAGGACATGCCCGACGACACGCTAGTTCCCACCGAGGAAGAGGACTTTGAGCTACTGGACCAGAGTGAACTGGAGCAGTTTGATGAGGGGATGGACCCCGTGTCTGACAGACAAGCGGTGGGAGGAGCCTCAGGAGCTCCAGAGGAACCTCTATCTCCTCCGCATCAACCACAGTCATAG
- the prkag3a gene encoding 5'-AMP-activated protein kinase subunit gamma-1 isoform X1 — protein sequence MDTQRDHRASLAGETVSLPEKMQETKKDERDAVVYMNFMKNHSCYNAIPTSCKLVIFDTKLQVKRAFLALVANGLRAAPLWDSKLQRFVGMLTITDFINILHYYYRSPLVQMYELESHKIETWRGDSFENVYLKSSNRILISISPEASLFDAVYTLLKYKIHRLPVIDPESGNVLHILTHKRILKFLHIFWKKVPKPAFMRRQIQELGIGTFKNIATVQQTATLYEALAIFVERRVSALPVVDEQGKVVSLYSRFDVINLAAQKSYNNLDMPMWDAVQGRSCFIEGVIKCYPYETLETIVDRIVHAEVHRLVLVDRANVVRGIISLSDLLQGMVLTPAGIDALMS from the exons ATGGACACGCAACGGGACCACAGGGCCTCCCTCGCAGGTGAAACG GTGTCGCTCCCAGAGAAGATGCAGGAAACGAAGAAAGACG AGCGTGACGCAGTGGTCTACATGAACTTCATGAAGAACCACAGCTGCTACAACGCCATTCCAACCAGCTGCAAACTGGTCATATTTGATACCAAACTACAA GTGAAAAGGGCCTTTTTGGCACTAGTGGCAAATGGCTTGAGGGCGGCGCCGTTGTGGGACAGCAAGTTGCAGAGGTTTGTGG GTATGCTGACTATTACAGATTTCATCAACATCCTCCATTACTATTACAGGTCCCCTTTG GTTCAAATGTACGAGCTGGAGAGCCACAAGATCGAGACATGGAGAGGTGATTCATTTGAAA ATGTCTACCTAAAGAGTTCCAATCGCATCCTCATTAGTATTTCTCCAGAGGCAAG CCTCTTTGATGCTGTCTATACCTTACTTAAGTATAAGATCCACAGGCTGCCCGTCATTGATCCAGAGTCTGGGAACGTCTTGCACATTCTCACCCACAAAAGAATCCTCAAGTTCCTCCACATATTT TGGAAAAAAGTTCCCAAGCCGGCCTTCATGAGGAGGCAGATCCAGGAGCTCGGGATCGGCACCTTCAAGAACATCGCCACCGTGCAGCAAACCGCAACGCTTTACGAGGCCCTCGCAATATTTGTGGAAAGGCGGGTGTCTGCACTACCTGTGGTGGACGAACAAG GCAAAGTGGTGTCACTCTACTCACGATTTGATGTGATT AATCTAGCAGCCCAGAAGAGTTACAACAACCTGGACATGCCCATGTGGGACGCCGTGCAAGGGCGCTCGTGTTTCATCGAGGGAGTAATCAAGTGTTACCCCTATGAAACCTTGGAAACCATCGTAGACCGGATAGTCCACGCAGAG GTCCATCGGCTGGTCCTGGTGGACAGGGCTAACGTGGTGAGGGGCATCATCTCTTTGTCTGACCTGCTGCAGGGCATGGTCTTAACCCCTGCAGGTATTGATGCCCTTATGTCCTAA
- the mdh1b gene encoding putative malate dehydrogenase 1B isoform X2 — protein MAKFVLAGKADCPHYAKAELLADRLQRSLPDFRIHKISILPHEWRKWLEATCNRNGWKHEKSPLVWRELVNQGGKGMLLGGFSDFLEHCQDYYGITSDMLTDSMLAVAAENLETKMNIIAEEQRCLNLNKPLHIWITSALNPTCNFLIPNLLSAEVFPHVSTISLHLLDLEGNAEGLQGLRMETEDLALHLLHQVTIHTDLDQAFQEADVILLLDEWWSADSDEEEQRKKKVKAMSDRYIEYGQLIDTRANKEVKVIVSAGSFANLRCSLLLDNARSIDSHQFITMATQLENEAKAILAKKFKVRTSDIRDVIVWGNISGSFYIDLQWTKVFNYDGAIKGPATFSQPALKLLHERWSETDLQDLARCRRAASMSRRAASMSAADGILAVLSAWNCSSDGVFSAGVLCPGDYNLPDGIVLSLPVNFTGGKWGVLPDAAIGDELKERLRFSAMELMQEKELGYKEDSRLT, from the exons ATGGCAAAATTTGTGCTCGCTG GCAAAGCAGACTGTCCGCATTACGCCAAAGCGGAACTATTAGCAGACAGACTGCAGCGATCTCTTCCTGACTTCAGGATTCACAAGATCTCCATTCTCCCACATGAGTGGCGG AAATGGCTGGAGGCCACCTGCAACAGAAATGGCTGGAAACATGAGAAGTCCCCCCTGGTTTGGAGGGAACTTGTGAACCAAGGGGGGAAAGGGATGCTGTTGGGGGGCTTCAGCGACTTCCTAGAGCACTGCCAG GACTACTACGGCATCACGTCAGACATGCTGACGGATTCAATGCTGGCGGTTGCAGCAGAGAATCTGGAAACCAAGATGAATATTATTGCAGAGGAGCAGCGTTGTCTCAATCTCAATAAACCCCTTCACATATGGATTACTAG tGCTCTCAACCcaacctgcaacttcctgatccCCAATCTGCTCTCTGCTGAGGTGTTCCCCCATGTTTCCACAATCAGCCTCCACCTTCTGGACTTAGAGGGGAATGCGGAGGGATTGCAGGGGCTGAGGATGGAGACAGAGGACCTGGCACTCCATCTGCTCCATCAA GTGACTATTCACACAGATCTGGATCAGGCTTTCCAAGAAGCGGACGTCATTCTACTGCTGGATGAGTGGTGGTCTGCTGAcagtgatgaggaggagcagaggaagaaaaaggtgaAGGCAATGTCTGACAGGTACATAGAGTACGGACAACTGATCGACACGAGGGCCAACAAGGAGGTGAAGGTCATCGTGTCTGCTGGCTCATTTGCCAACCTGAGATGCTCACTTCTTCTGGACAATGCACGCTCCATTGACAGCCACCAATTTATCACAATGGCAACTCAGCTGGAGAATGAAGCAAAGGCCATCCTTGCAAAGAAATTCAAAGTGAGGACTTCAG ATATTAGAGATGTCATCGTGTGGGGAAACATCAGTGGCAGTTTCTACATCGACCTGCAGTGGACGAAGGTTTTCAACTATGACGGGGCAATCAAAGGACCAGCTACCTTTTCCCAACCAGCTCTGAAGCTTCTCCATGAAAG ATGGTCGGAGACAGACCTTCAAGACCTGGCACGTTGTCGGCGTGCGGCTTCGATGTCCCGGCGAGCAGCCTCCATGTCGGCCGCCGACGGGATCCTCGCCGTCCTGAGCGCTTGGAACTGCAGCTCCGATGGGGTCTTCTCCGCGGGGGTCCTGTGCCCAG GCGACTACAATCTCCCAGACGGCATTGTCCTCTCACTCCCAGTGAATTTCACAGGCGGCAAGTGGGGCGTGCTGCCCGACGCGGCCATCGGAGACGAGTTGAAGGAGAGACTTCGATTCTCTGCAATGGAGCTAATGCAG GAAAAAGAACTTGGATACAAAGAAGACAGTAGATTGACTTAA
- the prkag3a gene encoding 5'-AMP-activated protein kinase subunit gamma-1 isoform X2 gives MDTQRDHRASLAGETVSLPEKMQETKKDERDAVVYMNFMKNHSCYNAIPTSCKLVIFDTKLQVKRAFLALVANGLRAAPLWDSKLQRFVGMLTITDFINILHYYYRSPLVQMYELESHKIETWRDVYLKSSNRILISISPEASLFDAVYTLLKYKIHRLPVIDPESGNVLHILTHKRILKFLHIFWKKVPKPAFMRRQIQELGIGTFKNIATVQQTATLYEALAIFVERRVSALPVVDEQGKVVSLYSRFDVINLAAQKSYNNLDMPMWDAVQGRSCFIEGVIKCYPYETLETIVDRIVHAEVHRLVLVDRANVVRGIISLSDLLQGMVLTPAGIDALMS, from the exons ATGGACACGCAACGGGACCACAGGGCCTCCCTCGCAGGTGAAACG GTGTCGCTCCCAGAGAAGATGCAGGAAACGAAGAAAGACG AGCGTGACGCAGTGGTCTACATGAACTTCATGAAGAACCACAGCTGCTACAACGCCATTCCAACCAGCTGCAAACTGGTCATATTTGATACCAAACTACAA GTGAAAAGGGCCTTTTTGGCACTAGTGGCAAATGGCTTGAGGGCGGCGCCGTTGTGGGACAGCAAGTTGCAGAGGTTTGTGG GTATGCTGACTATTACAGATTTCATCAACATCCTCCATTACTATTACAGGTCCCCTTTG GTTCAAATGTACGAGCTGGAGAGCCACAAGATCGAGACATGGAGAG ATGTCTACCTAAAGAGTTCCAATCGCATCCTCATTAGTATTTCTCCAGAGGCAAG CCTCTTTGATGCTGTCTATACCTTACTTAAGTATAAGATCCACAGGCTGCCCGTCATTGATCCAGAGTCTGGGAACGTCTTGCACATTCTCACCCACAAAAGAATCCTCAAGTTCCTCCACATATTT TGGAAAAAAGTTCCCAAGCCGGCCTTCATGAGGAGGCAGATCCAGGAGCTCGGGATCGGCACCTTCAAGAACATCGCCACCGTGCAGCAAACCGCAACGCTTTACGAGGCCCTCGCAATATTTGTGGAAAGGCGGGTGTCTGCACTACCTGTGGTGGACGAACAAG GCAAAGTGGTGTCACTCTACTCACGATTTGATGTGATT AATCTAGCAGCCCAGAAGAGTTACAACAACCTGGACATGCCCATGTGGGACGCCGTGCAAGGGCGCTCGTGTTTCATCGAGGGAGTAATCAAGTGTTACCCCTATGAAACCTTGGAAACCATCGTAGACCGGATAGTCCACGCAGAG GTCCATCGGCTGGTCCTGGTGGACAGGGCTAACGTGGTGAGGGGCATCATCTCTTTGTCTGACCTGCTGCAGGGCATGGTCTTAACCCCTGCAGGTATTGATGCCCTTATGTCCTAA
- the fastkd2 gene encoding FAST kinase domain-containing protein 2, mitochondrial yields the protein MSVQLTKVAVRCVLRVCSRGSPWQQRSFLVTTSVKHKPFPSEHIFSTKQSHACPDRSLVSFYSRGGIHNEDLEEKTRPPSPVGESPLTDEIQPEETGSEQTPRRPPPPFHDHLQRCRSPSDVLDLTTRHSPTLGQVSNCMTRMWSTAKKMSDEQQRYELQLMFEHPAFDNFLQQAMKRVGDMRNEDAAYCLLSMVQLGVPQGSRVVQTFLRSCQENLNDFDEKGLSILASCLEHMDGSTNVAALKEGLRLVVRAQLPTIKNVHALQTCMRLLGKDAPLDLKRKLEVKALSMTDQFSLPNTQYMISTMATMGFYSKPLLDICSRTIKENLHGIPFNRLFTVLQSCRNLHYRNFDLLTGISEYVASTMDIWTKKQVVLFLSVMENLAFCPAAIMEAFAKNVSANPDNLTLKDLLCILKVYSYLNYDLKHQRQQFLESLSQALGSYLPKMSAFELLKVVYHLCLLGHFPSAPLEQLLQSSTLEKFHATVPRFLPNQERMFQTVNFCLRLEPTLLHQPATVPPSLLGTPNPSGQTVNPWLLQGLRSVLEDQADTMLHEKVVVEDFYSIDAVITKPLPQQPSETEAGRSAGEECPPAESSQRIAVICPPHSAFCYGTSNPRGPLAVKIRHLKILGYEPVLVTEEELQSEEDRTVFLRGRIFPEHLSSHTQPKMEPQGS from the exons ATGTCCGTCCAGCTAACAAAGGTGGCCGTGAGATGTGTCCTGCGCGTATGCAGTCGcgggtctccatggcaacagcgcagTTTCTTGGTGACAACATCAGTGAAACACAAACCTTTCCCGAGTGAgcacattttcagcacaaagcAAAGTCACGCATGCCCCGATAGAAGTTTAGTCAGCTTTTACTCTCGTGGTGGGATTCACAACGAGGACTTGGAAGAGAAGACACGTCCCCCTTCTCCGGTGGGAGAGTCACCGCTGACCGATGAGATCCAGCCCGAGGAGACCGGCTCCGAGCAGACACCaaggaggccgccgccgcctttCCACGACCACCTCCAGCGCTGTCGCTCCCCGTCGGACGTGCTGGACCTCACCACTCGGCACTCGCCCACACTTGGACAGGTCAGCAACTGCATGACCCGCATGTGGTCCACCGCCAAGAAGATGTCCGACGAGCAGCAGCGCTACGAGCTGCAGCTCATGTTCGAGCATCCCGCGTTCGACAATTTTTTGCAACAAGCCATGAAGAGAGTGGGGGACATGCGCAACGAGGACGCTGCCTATTGTCTCCTGAGCATGGTCCAACTGGGTGTTCCCCAAGGAAGCCGCGTGGTCCAGACTTTCCTCCGAAGCTGTCAG GAGAATCTGAATGACTTTGACGAGAAGGGCCTGTCTATCTTGGCCTCCTGTCTGGAACATATGGACGGCAGCACCAACGTCGCTGCCCTTAAAGAGGGCTTGAG GTTGGTAGTTAGGGCCCAACTCCCCACGATCAAGAATGTTCATGCTCTTCAGACCTGTATGCGTCTGTTGGGGAAAGACGCCCCACTGGACCTCAAACGGAAACTCGAG GTAAAGGCTCTATCAATGACAGACCAGTTCAGCCTTCCCAACACCCAGTACATGATCTCAACTATGGCCACAATGGGCTTCTACTCCAAACCACTGCTAGATATCTGCAGTAGGACGATCAAAG AAAACCTGCATGGAATCCCCTTCAACCGATTGTTTACAGTCCTGCAATCCTGTCGGAATTTGCACTACAGAAACTTCGATCTGCTCACTGGCATTTCGGAATATGTTGCCTCTACAATGGATATATGGACCAAAAAACAG gtggtcctcttcctgtcagtGATGGAGAACCTGGCCTTCTGCCCCGCCGCCATAATGGAGGCATTTGCAAAGAATGTGAGCGCCAATCCGGACAACCTGACACTTAAAGACCTCCTCTGTATCCTCAAAGTGTACTCCTATCTCAACTATGATCTGAAGCACCAAAGACAACA GTTCCTGGAGAGTCTGAGCCAGGCTCTGGGCTCCTATCTACCCAAGATGTCCGCGTTTGAGTTATTAAAGGTTGTATACCATCTTTGTCTCCTTGGCCACTTCCCGTCCGCACCACTGGAGCAGCTCCTGCAGAGCAGCACACTGGAGAAGTTTCACGCTACAG TGCCCAGGTTCCTCCCCAACCAGGAAAGGATGTTTCAGACAGTGAACTTTTGCCTCCGTCTGGAGCCGACTCTGCTCCATCAGCCGGCGACCGTCCCCCCATCCCTCCTGGGAACCCCCAACCCGTCTGGCCAAACAGTCAACCCATGGCTCTTGCAGGGCCTGCGGAGTGTGTTGGAGGACCAGGCGGACACGATGCTGCATgagaaggtggtggtggaggacttCTACAGTATAG ATGCTGTGATAACCAAACCACTGCCACAGCAACCCTCTGAGACTGAAGCGGGTAGAAGTGCAGGAGAAGagtgtcctccagcagagagcagtCAAAG GATTGCAGTAATTTGCCCGCCACACTCTGCCTTTTGCTATGGCACGTCCAATCCCCGCGGCCCTCTGGCCGTTAAGATTCGCCATCTGAAGATCCTTGGATATGAGCCTGTCTTG GTaacggaggaggagctgcagtccGAGGAAGACAGGACGGTTTTCCTCCGAGGGCGGATTTTCCCAGAACAcctcagctcacacacacaacccaaaaTGGAGCCCCAGGGGTCTTGA
- the prkag3a gene encoding 5'-AMP-activated protein kinase subunit gamma-1 isoform X3 produces the protein MNFMKNHSCYNAIPTSCKLVIFDTKLQVKRAFLALVANGLRAAPLWDSKLQRFVGMLTITDFINILHYYYRSPLVQMYELESHKIETWRGDSFENVYLKSSNRILISISPEASLFDAVYTLLKYKIHRLPVIDPESGNVLHILTHKRILKFLHIFWKKVPKPAFMRRQIQELGIGTFKNIATVQQTATLYEALAIFVERRVSALPVVDEQGKVVSLYSRFDVINLAAQKSYNNLDMPMWDAVQGRSCFIEGVIKCYPYETLETIVDRIVHAEVHRLVLVDRANVVRGIISLSDLLQGMVLTPAGIDALMS, from the exons ATGAACTTCATGAAGAACCACAGCTGCTACAACGCCATTCCAACCAGCTGCAAACTGGTCATATTTGATACCAAACTACAA GTGAAAAGGGCCTTTTTGGCACTAGTGGCAAATGGCTTGAGGGCGGCGCCGTTGTGGGACAGCAAGTTGCAGAGGTTTGTGG GTATGCTGACTATTACAGATTTCATCAACATCCTCCATTACTATTACAGGTCCCCTTTG GTTCAAATGTACGAGCTGGAGAGCCACAAGATCGAGACATGGAGAGGTGATTCATTTGAAA ATGTCTACCTAAAGAGTTCCAATCGCATCCTCATTAGTATTTCTCCAGAGGCAAG CCTCTTTGATGCTGTCTATACCTTACTTAAGTATAAGATCCACAGGCTGCCCGTCATTGATCCAGAGTCTGGGAACGTCTTGCACATTCTCACCCACAAAAGAATCCTCAAGTTCCTCCACATATTT TGGAAAAAAGTTCCCAAGCCGGCCTTCATGAGGAGGCAGATCCAGGAGCTCGGGATCGGCACCTTCAAGAACATCGCCACCGTGCAGCAAACCGCAACGCTTTACGAGGCCCTCGCAATATTTGTGGAAAGGCGGGTGTCTGCACTACCTGTGGTGGACGAACAAG GCAAAGTGGTGTCACTCTACTCACGATTTGATGTGATT AATCTAGCAGCCCAGAAGAGTTACAACAACCTGGACATGCCCATGTGGGACGCCGTGCAAGGGCGCTCGTGTTTCATCGAGGGAGTAATCAAGTGTTACCCCTATGAAACCTTGGAAACCATCGTAGACCGGATAGTCCACGCAGAG GTCCATCGGCTGGTCCTGGTGGACAGGGCTAACGTGGTGAGGGGCATCATCTCTTTGTCTGACCTGCTGCAGGGCATGGTCTTAACCCCTGCAGGTATTGATGCCCTTATGTCCTAA